One Siniperca chuatsi isolate FFG_IHB_CAS linkage group LG3, ASM2008510v1, whole genome shotgun sequence genomic region harbors:
- the cdc6 gene encoding cell division control protein 6 homolog → MPSTRSQGRAQPTLSFPRRKSCRASSRSKTQQRDKSPTPSPTEPEPQHPARIRIGPLSPRRHVDRPTPLSPRRPAAQQPPPASPSLQPRLPLSPRKRTGDDNGCNLGASLLGSPPKQSKPAPASPRKLGFDENSPVLARRRLVSLSPRQPLSPAAGSSPRRQETPAGSPARQNSEKKPPVVRLFADKSRFLSVKQALHTAVPERLLSREAERASVRSFLEEKALRRLPGSLYISGAPGTGKTACLNCVLQEMKAELSSVQTVVVNCMSLRSSHGIFPLLADKLRAPGGQNGLQRFLTAPGPAVLLVLDEMDQLDSKAQDVLYTIFEWPYLPKSRLCLIGIANALDLTDRILPRLQARPHCRPLLLHFPPYSRQELTAIVQDRLAQASAEGILDASAVQFCARKVSAVSGDARKALDICRRAVEVVESDERKNASDPKAETKASRVSLPQVARVLSEVYGDRMASQGSGSDGESFPLQQKLLVCCLLLLIRNGKSKEIVLGKLHEVYSRLCAQRQVSAVGQGECLSLCGLLESRGVFALKKAKEARLTKVFLKIEEKDVENALKDRTLLGGILAAGLPS, encoded by the exons atgcccAGCACGCGCTCTCAGGGTCGGGCTCAGCCCACGCTGTCCTTCCCTCGCCGCAAATCCTGCAGAGCTTCCTCACGCTCCAAGACGCAGCAGCGGGACAAATCTCCAACTCCATCACCCACCGAGCCTGAACCCCAGCACCCGGCCCGGATCCGGATCGGACCGCTCTCCCCGAGACGCCACGTCGACCGGCCCACTCCTCTCTCACCCAGACGACCTGCAGCCCAGCAACCACCGCCAGCATCTCCCAGTCTGCAGCCACGGCTTCCACTCAGCCCGCGCAAACGCACAG GTGACGACAACGGCTGCAACCTCGGCGCCTCCCTGCTCGGTTCGCCGCCGAAGCAGAGCAAGCCGGCCCCGGCCTCGCCCCGAAAGCTCGGCTTTGACGAGAACTCGCCGGTCTTGGCTCGCCGACGGCTGGTGTCGCTGTCACCCCGGCAGCCGCTCTCTCCCGCCGCCGGATCGTCCCCGAGGCGACAGGAAACGCCTGCTGGAAGCCCGGCCCGCCAAAACTCAGAGAAGAAGCCGCCGGTCGTTCGGCTCTTTGCAGACA AGTCAAGGTTTctgagcgtgaagcaggcgcTCCACACCGCCGTCCCCGAGCGGCTCCTGTCCCGGGAGGCCGAGCGGGCGTCCGTCCGCTCTTTCCTGGAGGAGAAGGCCCTGCGGCGTCTCCCCGGCAGCCTCTACATCTCCGGAGCCCCGGGGACCGGCAAGACGGCCTGCCTCAACTGCGTCCTGCAGGAGATGAAG GCCGAGCTGTCCTCCGTACAGACGGTGGTGGTGAACTGTATGAGTCTGCGGAGCTCCCACGGCATCTTCCCGCTGCTGGCCGACAAGCTGAGAGCGCCCGGCGGGCAGAACGGACTGCAGAGGTTCCTGACGGCCCCGGGGCCCGCTGT GCTGCTGGTTCTGGACGAGATGGACCAGCTGGACAGTAAAGCCCAGGACGTCCTCTACACCATCTTTGAATGGCCGTACCTGCCAAAATCTCGCCTCTGTCTCATCG GTATCGCCAACGCTCTGGATCTGACGGACCGCATCCTGCCCAGACTGCAGGCTCGCCCTCACTGCCGCCCCCTGCTGTTACACTTCCCTCCCTACAGCCGGCAGGAGCTCACCGCCATCGTGCAGGACAGACTTGCTCAG GCGTCGGCTGAAGGGATCCTGGACGCCTCGGCGGTTCAGTTCTGTGCCAGGAAAGTGTCGGCGGTTTCAGGAGACGCCAGGAAAGCTCTGGACATCTGCAG gaGAGCTGTTGAGGTTGTGGAGTCTGACGAGAGGAAGAACGCATCGGATCCGAAAGCTGAAACTAAAG CGTCGCGGGTCAGCCTTCCCCAGGTTGCGCGGGTGCTGTCGGAGGTGTACGGCGACCGGATGGCGTCTCAGGGCAGCGGCTCTGATGGAGAGAGCTTCCCCCTGCAGCAGAAGCTGCTggtctgctgcctgctgctgctcataCGCAACGGAAAGAGCAAAGAAATCGTCCTCGGAAAG ctcCATGAGGTTTACAGCCGCCTGTGCGCTCAGAGGCAGGTGTCTGCGGTCGGCCAGGGCGAGTGTTTGTCTCTCTGCGGTCTGCTGGAGAGTCGAGGAGTCTTCGCTCTGAAGAAAGCCAAAGAGGCTCGACTCACTAAG GTGTTTCTGAAGATCGAGGAGAAGGACGTTGAAAACGCTCTGAAGGATCGGACTCTGCTGGGCGGCATCCTCGCTGCGGGGCTCCCGTCATGA